Genomic DNA from Niallia circulans:
TTCAATTCCTAAACCTTCTGGCAGCATGCGAGGGACATTTTCAATAAAACCGCCACCTGTAATATGGGATAATCCTTTTATTTCAAATTTTTGGATAGCAGAGAGAATTGATTTAACATAGATTTTCGTTGGCTTAATCAGCTCTTCCCCAAGTGTACATCCCAATTCCTCAACATATTCAGATAATGACATACCTGCTTGCTCAAGAAAAAGCTTACGAACAAGGGAATAGCCATTGCTGTGAATACCGCTAGAAGCAAGTCCGATTAACACATCGCCAGCTTTAATGCTTTCTCCTGTTATCACCTGTTCTTTTTCACAAGCACCGACTGCAAATCCAGCAAGATCATACTCCTCTTCGCTGTACATTCCTGGCATTTCAGCAGTTTCTCCGCCAACTAACGCACAGCCAGCCTGTTCACAGCCATCAGCAATACCTTTTACAATAGCTTCAATTTTGGCAGGTTCAGCTTTCCCGCATGCAATGTAATCAAGGAAATAAATAGGCTCTGCACCTTGCACAACAATGTCATTCACACACATCGCAACAGCATCTATGCCGATTGTATCGTGCTTATCCAGCATAAATGCAAGCATCAGCTTTGTGCCTACTCCATCCGTTCCGGAGACGAGCACTGGGTTTTTCAAGTTTAATACGGACAAATCAAACATGCCGCCGAAACCGCCAAGACCACCCATAACACCAGGTCTGATTGTTTTATTAACATGCTTCTTCATTCTCGAAACTGCTTCATAGCCTGCCTCGATATTAACTCCTGCTTGTTTGTAGCTTTCAGCCATAAGTATCCTCCTAATGTTCAAAGACATCTTTTATGTGCATTTCAATGGAAAAGCGACACACCCCTATGCCGCTTTTCATTTCCTCTACTATTACACCTTCTCGTATGATTGCAGTGCAGGAGGATAGATTTCTGTCGGGTATTTGCCAGTAAAGCAAGCTAAGCAGGAACCTCTAGTCTCTCCTTCTTCCGTTCTGCCAATAGCATCTACCATTCCCTCTGTGCTCAAGAAAATAAGAGAATCTGCACCAATGATTTCACGCAGTTCTTCCACTGAATATTTAGAGGCGATCAGTTCTTCCTTCGTAGAAGTATCTATTCCGTAAAAACATGGATTTTTAATAGGCGGTGAACTAATCAGTACATGCACCTCTGTCGCACCTGCTTCACGAAGCATTGTCACGATTCTTCTGCTCGTTGTACCTCTCACGATAGAATCATCAACCATGATGACACGCTTTCCTTCGACAACACCACGGACTGCGGAAAGCTTCATTTTTACTCCTTGTTCACGCAATGTTTGTGATGGCTGAATAAAGGTACGGCCAACATACCTGTTCTTAATTAAGCCTAACTCATATGGAATGCCTGTTTCTTCTGCATAGCCGATAGCAGCAGAAATACTGGAATCAGGAACACCTGTTACAACATCAGCCTCAATCGGCGCTTCAAAAGCAAGTCTTTTTCCAAGATTCTTCCTTGCAGTATGAACATTGATACCATTTATATTGCTGTCCGGTCTGGAGAAATACACATACTCCATCGTACACATTGCAATATTGGAAGCGACAGAGAACATCTCAGAACGGAAACCATTATCATCGATAATTAACAGCTCTCCCGGCAGAACATCACGGATAAATTCTGCACCGACAACATCGAATGCACATGTTTCAGATGCAACAACATAAGCATCCCCTAATTTCCCTAAGGAAAGCGGCCTCATGCCATTAGGATCAAGAGCAACCATTAACTCCGTCTCCGTTAAGATTAAGAAAGCATATGCACCTTTAATCATTGTCAGCGCATTTTTTACTCGCTCATTGAAGGCATTGAAGCCTCCTCTTCTAATTAAATGTGCCAGTACTTCTGTATCAGAGCTTGTTTGAAAAATACTTCCTTGTGCTTCTAACTGACTCTTCAATGCATTTGCGTTAACAAGATTACCATTGTGGGCAAGCGCCATGCTTCCACTTTGGAAATGGAACAGGAGGGGCTGAACATTTTCATAGCCTCCGCCCCCTGCTGTTGCATAACGAACGTGTCCGATTGCTGCTTTACCTGTCAATTCCTTCATTGCTTCCTGTGTGAAAACCTCTGCAACAAGGCCTTCTCCTTTGATGCCTTTAAGCTTCTCGCCGTCTGTTGCAACAATCCCAGTACCCTCTTGACCTCTGTGCTGCAGGCTGTGCAGGCCATAATATGCTAGTTGAGCAGCATCTGTATGTCCCCAAACACCAAAGACTCCACATTCCTCATTTAACCCTCTTATTTCAGCAAGCATGGAATTGCTCCTCTCCAGGCGGACTCTAACACTTCCACCTGTTCCTTAATCAGAATATTTTCCCCTTGGCTAATAGTAAGATTGTTATCATTTGTTACTTCTCCAATAAGTGCTGCAGGAACTAAGCTTTCAAATTGCTCTTTGTTTTCTGGTTTAATAGAAAGCAAGAAACGAGATTGAGATTCACTGAATAGTGCAGAGACTGGGTTTCCTTGAAGATCTAGCTTCGCGCCCAATGAGTTAGGTCCAAACAGACTCTCTGCTGCAGCAACTGCCAAGCCGCCTTCTGCTAAATCATGTGCTGATTCAACAATGCCTGCTCTTATTGCCGTAAGAACAGCAGCCTGATGGCTCTTCTCTACTTCTAAGTCTAATACAGGTGATTTACCAGAAATGGAACCTTCAAGCAACTTTTGCAGCTCACTTCCACCAAATTCATCCTTCGTTTCACCTAGTACATAAATAAGGTCACCGCTCGCTTTAAAGCTTTGTGTTGTTATGTCCTTTGTATCTTTAATCAAACCAACCATACCGATTACTGGCGTTGGATAGATAGCTGTGCCGTTTGTTTCATTGTATAAGGATACGTTACCGCCAATGACAGGAGCATTAAGTGCCAAGCATGCTTCACTAATCCCGTCAGCAGCCTTTTCAATTTGCCAGAAGATTTCCGGCTTCTCCGGATTTCCGAAGTTTAAGTTATCTGTTATTGCCAACGGCTCTGCACCTGAGCAGACAATATTACGTGCTGCCTCTGCAACTGCAATTTTCCCGCCTGTTTCTGGATCAAGATAAAGGTAGCGAGCATTACAGTCTGTCGTCATTGCCAATGCTTTTTTCGTTCCGCGGATACGAACAACTGCAGCATCTGATCCAGGAGCAACAACAGTATTAGTACGAACCATATAATCATATTGGTCATATACCCATTCCTTTGAAGCAATAGTTGGCTGCTTCAGCAAGCTAACTAACGCTTCGCCATAATTCTCCACTGCTGGTACCGCATTCTCCAGTGCTTGGAAATCACGGAAATATTGTGGCTCTGCAGATGGTTTATGATAAACAGGAGCATCCTCTGCCAAAGCATCTGCCGGTACATTTGCAACTACTTGGCCTTTATGAAGAAGTCGCAGCATTTTATCATCTGTAACGACACCGATAGCAACAGCCTCTAAGTCATATTTATGGAAAAGATCCTTGATTTCTTGCTCTCTGCCTTTTTTAACAACGATAAGCATACGTTCTTGAGATTCAGACAGCATCATTTCATATGCTGTCATGCCAACTTCACGCTGTGGCACTAAATCAAGATTCATTTCGATACCAGATCCAGCCTTGCTCGCCATTTCTGCACTTGAGCTTGCAAGCCCAGCTGCACCCATATCCTGAATACCAACTAACGCATCAGAGTGAATCAATTCCAAGCACGCCTCAAGTAACAGCTTCTCCATGAATGGATCACCAACTTGAACTGCTGGACGATTTTCATCCGAATTCTCTGTAAGCTCTTCAGAAGCAAATGTCGCACCATGAATACCGTCACGACCTGTTTTTGCTCCAACATACATAACAGTATTGCCAACACCATGCGCCTGGCCTTTTTTGATGTCTTCATGATTGATTAATCCAACACACATCGCATTTACAAGCGGGTTGCCTGCATAAGAAGCATCAAAGGCAATTTCTCCGCCAACAGTCGGAATACCGATACAGTTTCCATAGCCTGCAATACCTGCAACAACCTCTTCAAACAGATATTTCGTACGTGCATTATCCAGTTCGCCAAAACGCAGTGAGTTCAGAATTGCAATTGGTCTAGCTCCCATTGAGAACACATCACGAATGATTCCGCCAACACCTGTTGCTGCCCCTTGATAAGGCTCGATTGCAGATGGATGGTTATGGCTTTCGATTTTGAATGCCACCGCTTGACCATCGCCAATGTCAACAATACCAGCACCTTCTCCAGGTCCTTGTAATACTTGCGGGCCTGTTGTCGGGAACTTTCTTAATACTGGCTTAGAGTTTTTGTAGCTGCAATGCTCAGACCACATAACTGAAAATAGTCCAATTTCAGTGTAGTTAGGCTTTCGGCCAAGAATTTTTTCGACCATTGCGAATTCTTCGTCCGTAACACCCATTTGTTTGTAAATTTCTTCTGACTTAATTTGTTCTGGACTTGGCTCAAGCATTAACGACATTTGCTTCCCTCCACTGTTTAACGATTGATTGGAAAATTTTCAGACCATCTGCTCCACCTAAAAGCTCATCTACTGCTCTCTCTGGATGTGGCATCATACCAAGGACATTTCCTTTTTCATTCGTGATTCCTGCAATATTATCTAAGCTTCCATTTGGATTAGTGCCATTATATGTGAATACAATCTGCTTATTTTCTTGTAATCTAGCTAATGTTTCCTCATCACAATAGTAGTTTCCTTCTCCATGTGCGATTGGGACAGTAATAACTTCCTGTTCATTGTAAGCATTTGAGAACATTGTGTTGCTATTTTCTACCTTTAATTCAACAGGACGGCAGATAAACTTCAAGTTGTCATTTCTTCTCATTGCTCCTGGCAAAAGTCCCGCTTCAAGTAAAATTTGAAATCCATTACAAACTCCCAATACTGGTTTTCCAGCTTCAGCTGCTTTGACAACTTCCTTCATGACATTGCTGAATCTTGCAATGGCGCCAGTTCGGAGATAATCACCATATGAGAATCCGCCAGGCAGTAAAATTCCGTCATAACCTTCCAAGCTATCTGCGTCATGCCATACGTATTCTGCTTCTTCTCCCAATTCATCCGTTATTGCGTGCAACATATCGACATCACAATTGGACCCTGGAAATACGACTACCGCGAATTTCACTGTGCAACAACCTCCTCAACCTCATACGTGTAATCTTCAATTACTGTGTTTGCCAACAGCTTTTCACACATTTCCTTTACAAGCTCATCTACATTTCTATCAGACTTCTCTAAAGTAAGCTCTAAGTACTTTCCGATGCGGACATCATTTACTTCTTGATAGTTAAGTGAATGAAGAGACCCTTTCACTGCATTTCCTTGTGGATCTAAAACACTTTCTCTTAATGTGATATATACTTTAACTTTAAACATGTTGTTTTCCCCCTAATCTAGCTAGAATATTCTCATATGCTTCTGTCAAATTTCCTAAATCGCGACGAAATACATCCTTATCCAATTTCGCATTTGTCTCTATGTCCCATAAGCGGCATGTGTCAGGAGAAACTTCATCTGCTAGCATTATCTCTCCGTTTGCATCCTTACCAAATTCAAGCTTGAAATCTATAAGACGAATGCCAAGTTCTGCAAAGAAAGCACTTAACGCTTTATTTACTTCAAGGGCGTTTTTTTTCAATATTGCAACTTCTTCTTTTGTCGCAAGCTTAAGCTCTTCAATATGATCATCTGTTAAGATTGGATCACCAAGAGAGTCATCCTTATAATAAAATTCAACAAGAGGCTTTGATAATGGCTGCCCCTCTTTTATTCCTAATCTTTTTGAGAAGCTTCCTGCAGCTAAGTTCCGTACAACAACTTCTAATGGAATGATTGATACTTTTTTTACTAACTGCTCTGTTTCTGACAGCTTTTCGATAAAGTGGGATTCAATCCCTAAATCTTTTAGCTTCAAAAATAGCAAGCTAGTAATCTCATTATTTAAACGGCCTTTGCCAGTGATAGTTGCCTTCTTCTCACCGTTGAACGCTGTTGCTGAATCTTTGTATTCCAGCCACACGATATTTTCGTCAGACGTTCCATAAACTCTTTTTGCTTTTCCTTCGTACAATAAAGCTCTCTTTTCCATTTGAAGAGTCTCCTTATCAAAAAAATTAGGGATAAAACGAATGTAATATCTAGTTATTTCAGGGTTATTGGCATAAAAGCGCCAAAAGGTGCTTTTATGCCATATATATTAAAGTCCTAGTCTGTTGAAGATTGTATCCACATGCTTAATGTGGAAATGGTAATCAAAGCAATCGTCAATTTCTTCAGTAGTCAATTTTGCTGAAATGATAGAGTCACCTTCAACCAATTCGCGGAAAGGAACTTGCTTTTCCCATGATTCCATTGCTCTTGGCTGAACTGTGTCGTATGCCTCTTCTCTTGTAAGTCCTTTATCAATTAAAGCTAACAGCACTCGCTGCGAATAAATCAAGCCCAAAGTGCGATCCATGTTACGCTTCATATTCTCAGGGAATACAGTCAAGTTTTTAACGATATTGCTGAATCTGTTCAACATATAGTTGATGGCAATCGTTGCATCTGGAAGAATAATTCTCTCAGCAGAAGAATGAGAGATATCTCTTTCATGCCATAACGGCACATTCTCATAAGCAGTCATCATATAACCGCGGATAACACGAGCAAGACCTGCCATATTTTCAGAACCGATTGGATTGCGCTTATGCGGCATTGCCGAAGAGCCTTTTTGACCTTTTGCGAAAAACTCTTCTACTTCTCTTGTTTCACTCTTTTGCAGTCCGCGAATCTCAACAGCAAATTTTTCAATAGATGTTGCAATCAAAGCAATTGATGCCATATATTCTGCATGACGGTCACGCTGTAATGTTTGTGTGGAAATCGGTGCTGGTTGCAGCCCTAACTGCTCACATACATATTGCTCAACAAAAGGATCGATATTGGCATATGTTCCAACCGCTCCTGAAATCTTTCCAAATTCAACACCTGCAGCAGCAGTCTTGAAGCGTTCTAAATTGCGTTTCATTTCCTCATGCCATAATGCAAGCTTCAAACCGAATGTTGTCGGTTCAGCATGAACACCGTGTGTGCGCCCCATCATTACTGTGTATTTATGTTCAACGGCTTTATTTTTCAAGACTTCAATAAAGTTTTCCAAGTCTTTCAAAATGATTTCATTGGCCTGTCTAATTAAGTAAGATAATGCAGTATCCACAACATCTGTTGAAGTTAAGCCGTAATGAACCCATTTACGCTCTTCTCCCAATGTTTCTGAAACAGCTCTTGTAAATGCAACAACATCATGGCGTGTATCTTGCTCTATTTCTTGAATACGCGCAATGTCAAAGGATGCATTTTCACGAATTTTTTTAACGTCTTCTTCAGGAATTTCTCCTAGCTTTACCCATGCTTCACATGCTAGAATCTCCACTTCAAGCCATGCTTGAAAACGATTTTGTTCAGTCCAAATATTTCCCATTTCTGGTCTTGTGTAACGATCGATCATTTCTTATCCTCCGATTTTTTCTGTTTGCAGGCTCCAAATATTAGACCTGTCTATTTCATCAAGGGCAATTTCGACAGAAGAACGCAGTAATGTTGCGTGCCCCATCTTGCGCTTTTCCTTTGGTTCTTGTTTCCCGTAAAGATGAACTTTCCAGTCTTGCAACTCAGGTAGTTTATCGATAATAGGAGCTTGATGTTCACCTAATATATTAACCATAACTGCTGGTCTCAATAACTTCGTGCTTCCAAGCGGCACTCCGCATACTGCTCTAATATGCTGCTCAAATTGAGAGGTTTCACATGCTTCTATTGTATAATGCCCTGAGTTATGTGGTCGTGGCGCTAACTCATTGATATAGATGTCATCATTACTGCATAAGAACATTTCTACGGCCAATGTTCCGACAAGCTGCAGATGCTCGGCAATAATTCCTGCCTTCGCTATTGCATTCTCTTTCGCATGGTCGCTTATTCTTGCAGGTACAATTGATTCATGAAGAATATTATGGATATGAATGTTTTCACTTACTGGAAATACAGCACTTTCCCCATTCGTTCCTCTTGTCACTATCACAGATATTTCTTTTTCAAATGGAATCCACTTTTCCAGAACACATCTGCCGCTTGTTAGCAGCTTTGCTGCTTCCTTTACCTCATTGCTGGAACGAATAACATATTGCCCTTTTCCATCATAGCCTCCGCGAGCTGTTTTCAACACAGCTGGATAGCCTAACGTTGCTAATGCTGCTTCTAAATCTGCTGCATTTTCAATTACTTCAAATGGAGCAACCTTAACTCCTGCTTGTTGAATCGCCTGTTTTTCGCTAATCCGATCCTGTGTTATTTCCAACACCGAAGACCCTTGTGGCACATATGCATTTGTTTGAAGCCAATCCAAGCCTTCTGCATCAATATTTTCAAATTCATATGTGATAACATCACTTATCTGTGCCAGTTGCTGTATCCCTTCTATACTGTTATAAGCATCGACGATCTTATAATCAGCAACTTGGCCGCACGGTGAGTCTTCTGTTGGATCCAATACAGCAATTCGATATCCTTGTGCCTTCGCAGCTAATGCCATCATTCTGCCTAATTGCCCACCACCAATTATACCAATAGTTTGACCTGGGAGAATCACTGAGTTAGACAAGTTCATCACTACTTTCCAAAACCTCGTTTCTTGTTTTTTCTCTCATTGAGGCAATTCTTTCGGCTAACTCCGGTTCAAAGGCTGCTATTATCTGTGCTGCAAGCAATCCGGCGTTCGTAGCACCGGCTTTGCCGATCGCCACTGTTGCAACAGGAACACCGCCAGGCATCTGCACAATGGATAATAGGGAGTCAAGACCGTTTAATGCTCGTGATTGAACAGGAACGCCAATAACAGGCAACGTTGTTTTAGCTGCAACCATTCCTGGTAAGTGAGCAGCACCTCCTGCACCTGCAATGATGGCACGCAACCCGCGCTCTCTTGCACTCTCGGCATATTCAAACATTAAATCTGGAGTGCGGTGTGCAGAGACAACCTTCTTTTCATAACTCACTTCCAGCATATCTAAAATGTCGCAGGCATGCTTCATTGTTTCCCAGTCTGATTTGCTTCCCATAATAACGCCAACTTGAGCAGTCATATTTCGCCTCCTGAATTATTACATATAAAAAGCCCTGCCAGATGCTTCTACTACATAGAGAGAAAGCACCCGTCCAGAGCTTAAATAATCTGAAAAGAATAGGAAATCCCCCCAAACTTTTCTGCTGGCGTTACGGCTTTCCCTCATAGTCTGGCCGTTCTCGGCAGCCAGGTAGAAACGTATGGGCCATATTCCCATTATATATGAGGGCTATTAAATTATTGGTTAGTCATTTCTAATATTCATTAACTCAATACCATATTAACAAGCATTTTCACCTGTTGTCAACACAAAAATCGAACAATTATACTAATATCATATTTATTGTTCGGAATTTACCCTTCCAACTGCACTGCTTCAAAAATAACTTGGCTGGCTACAGGCTCATATGATTTTTGTCCGTTTACAATTGTTTCTTTAAAGATAGGTTTCTCTATTCTTTTCACTGGAGTGTAGCCTTCCTTTTGAATCCTATCTAAACACTCACTTATTGTTTCATTCTCTAGCACTTCAAACTTCATTTTTTTGCCCATTAAATAATTTTCCTCTCTTAACACTTTTTACCCAGAAACCTCCATGTATTGTCTTCGGCTCATAGGCAATGATAAACGCTTTTGGATCCAAAGTTTTAATCGTATCATAGAGTTTTAGCTCATATTTTCGCGGCGACAGTATTTGCAGAGCCATTCTGTCTCCTTCCAATCCGTGTGCAGCCCAGCTCGTAACTCCATAACCTTTTTCTCGCAGAGCTTTCGGTAAATCTCTGTCATATTCTTTTGTAATGACATTAACTGTTATGTATCCTAATGCAAGCTTCTCTTCTATTTTCATTCCTACAATAACACCAATACCATAACCAACTGCATATGCAATTAAATTTTGTATCTGATCGAGATTATCCAAAACCAGACCAAGACCAATTACATAAACTACCACTTCTATCGTACTGATAAAAGCAGCCATATATCTCTGTCCCTTTAATGTTAATATCATCCTTATTGTAAAAAATGACACATAGACAATATTGATGACTAATATGATTACGACCATTGTAACACTGTTCTCCAGCATTAATCCATCACCCTTTTTTCACGTATAGTTTTGCGTTTCTTTTTATAATTGCCTTTATTTTTAATTGTAAACAAATCTCTTCTTATTTATATGTTGGGTTGACAAAAATAGAAAAGGCTTAGAAGGAAAATCTCCTTTTAAGCCTTTTCTATTTTTGTTACTATTACTTCAAGCCAGATACATTAAAGCCTTGCAAAATATACTTCTGAAACACTAAAAATACGATAATAATGGGGATAATCATGAAGGTAGAACCTGCCATTTGCAAGGCATAATTGCTTGCATATTGCCCTTTTAGCAGCTGCAGCCCGACAGATAGTGTGTAGTATTTTTCATCATTGGCGATAATTAACGGCCATAAGAAGGAATTCCAAGCACCAATAAAGGTTAGTATACCTTGTACGGCAAAAACAGGGCGCGAAACCGGAAGAACTATCCTCCAAAAGATTTTCCACTCACTAGCACCATCCAGCCTCGCTGCTTCAAACAGTTCATTTGATATTGTTGACATAAACTGCCGAAACAAAAATATTCCAAACGCACCTACTAAACCAGGAAGGACAATTCCTGCCATTGTATTCGTTAATCCCATCGCATTCAAGATTAAATACACTGGAATCATGGTAACTTGCCCTGGAATCATCATGGTCGCAAGCACTATGTAGAAAAGAAAGTTTTTTCCTTTGAAGGTATACTTGGCAAAACCGAACCCTGCCATCGCATTAAGGAAAAGTCCTCCAAACGAACAAATAACGATAATCATTGTGTTCTTAAAATAAACAAGAAAATTAAAAGCAGAGAATAGTTCTTTAAAATTATCCATAGTGGGATCCTGCGGCAAAATCGTTGGTGGAAACTGCATAATCTCTGTGTCAGTTTTTAGTGAGGATAACACCATCCAAATGAAAGGAAGCACCATCAGTATACCGCCTGCTGCAAGAATGATGGCAACAATCCATTTGGCAGCCTTCGTTTTTTTATGTATTGTATCCATTTTCTCCCCTCCTATTTTTACTCCTCATTTTTCACTTTTTGCATTCGAAATTGAATCAATGTGACGATTATTATCGCTATAAATAATAGGAAAGATCCTGCTGCTGCATAGCCAAATTTACTGAATTGAAAACCGTTGCGATAGATAAACAACGATACAGAGGTAGTACTGTCAAGTGGTCCTCCATTCGTCATAATAAACGGCTCCTCAAAAAACTGCAGCCAGCCTATCATCGTTGTGACCGTCACAAAAAAGATGGCGAATTTCAGCATAGGCACTGTAATCTTGAACAGCTGTTGCCACTTATTAGCACCATCTAACGAAGCTGCCTCATAATATGCCTTTGGAATGCCTTGAAGAGCTGCCAAAAAAATAATCATATTCGTGCCAATTGCACGCCATAGGGCTAAAATTATTAATGAAATTTTCGCGATGACTGGATGCTGCAGCCACGGGACTGACGGGAAATCTGCCAATGATAGCAAGTAGTTAAGAAAGCCAAAGCTGGGATTATATAAGTAGCTCCACACAACAGCTACAGCAACAACATTTGTAATGGATGGAGTATAAAAAATTAGCCTAAAAAACTGAAAAAAACTATTCTCGCCGAAATTGATTAACACAGCGATTCCTAAGGAGCATATAATCACGAGCGGAACACCAATAACTACATAAAATAACGTATTACCAATAGATTTTAAAAAGAGAGGGTCCGTTATAATATCTATATAATTATCTATACCAACAAAATTAATTTGCGACCAATCCGCTAATCCTACTAAGCTAATGTCTGTAAAACTAATGACAAAAGCTACTACAATAGGTATTAACGAAAACATCATTAATAAAAGTAAAGCAGGAGATATGAATAAATAAGGTGCCCTTTTATTTACAAAATTCCTCATGTACTAGCACTCCCTTTTGTTGAGAAAAAGAGGGGTTTTAAACTGCTGCTAATTATAACTACACTGTCTAAACCACCCTCTTTTATCCATTACTTGTTTAATAATTCCTCCGTCTCTTTATTAAAGGCATCCATTTCCTTCTCAACATTTTTTCCACCTAAATAGATTTGTTCAAAATGCTTTAAGTAATTTTGCGCGAATTCCTCAAACTCAGGCAATAATGGCATCGATCGGGATGCCTCCATTTGTTGACCGAAAACCTCATATAATGGATCATTGGCCAATCTGTCATCCTCCCATGCTGACTTTACTGTGGGCATAGCATTAGTTAAATCCAGCCATTTCAGCTGGTTTTCCTTTTTCATCATGAAATCAATAAACTGAGCTGCTTCATCCTTTTTACTGGAGTGTTCAAAAATGGTCAGATTCGAACCACCCAAGCTAGACAGATTATTATCAGAACCAGATGGAAGAACCGCAGTAGCCCATTTACCTTCAATACCTTGAACTGTATCATTCACTGCCTTAACCATCCACGGTCCGCTTATAAACATTGGAACAATTGCATCACCTGAGAATGTTTGGGAAACATCCATTCCAAGATCCTCCTTTGGAGCATATCCTTTTTGAATAAAATCATTCAAATAAGAAACCGCCTCTGTAAATGCTTTTTCGTTAAATTGTGGTTTCCCGTCAGAGACTAAATTAGAGCCATTCTGTCTTGCAAACATAAACCCCAACGTTTGTTCCTTTGCATCCACATTAAGTCCGTACATGTTTTCACCGCGTTCAGATAGCTTTTTAGCAGCATCCTTAAGCTCCTCCCAAGTCTTTGGTGATTCTTTATATCCAACTGCTTCAAGAATATCCGTACGATAGAAAAGGACACGGGTTTCCGCAGCCCACGGAACACCATAATATTTACTATTGAATTGCGTTGTTTCAACAGAGCCTTCAAAGAAGTTATCTGGTTTTAAATTCGGATATTTATTCATGTATTCACCCATATCAGCGAGAGCTCCTGCTGCCTGAAACTCAGGCATCCATGTTGTACCCATTTGCAGTACATCCGGTCCTTTTTTAGAAGCAACTGCCGTTAACAGCTTGTCATGAGCGCTCGCCCACGGAATGGACTGTATTTTCACTTCAATCCCGGTTTCCTTCGTAAATTCCTCTGCCATTTTCGGAAGCTGCTTCACCTCATCACCCATTCCCCAGACTGTCAATACATCAGAATCACTTGAACTGCTTTTTTGTGAACAACCTGCCAATAAACCAAGTGCCAGTAAAGCTGTCATGCCGAAAATAAACCACTTCTTTTTCAAGCCCATCATTCGATTCCTCCTAATCTGTTTTATCGAAACGTTTCGA
This window encodes:
- the purS gene encoding phosphoribosylformylglycinamidine synthase subunit PurS; the protein is MFKVKVYITLRESVLDPQGNAVKGSLHSLNYQEVNDVRIGKYLELTLEKSDRNVDELVKEMCEKLLANTVIEDYTYEVEEVVAQ
- the purM gene encoding phosphoribosylformylglycinamidine cyclo-ligase, which encodes MAESYKQAGVNIEAGYEAVSRMKKHVNKTIRPGVMGGLGGFGGMFDLSVLNLKNPVLVSGTDGVGTKLMLAFMLDKHDTIGIDAVAMCVNDIVVQGAEPIYFLDYIACGKAEPAKIEAIVKGIADGCEQAGCALVGGETAEMPGMYSEEEYDLAGFAVGACEKEQVITGESIKAGDVLIGLASSGIHSNGYSLVRKLFLEQAGMSLSEYVEELGCTLGEELIKPTKIYVKSILSAIQKFEIKGLSHITGGGFIENVPRMLPEGLGIELDESKWEVPAVFKLMERIGDLQRKEMYNIFNMGTGMVLAVDKAAEQDVLSHFEAIGEKAYTIGKVTDDGEINIILKQ
- the purC gene encoding phosphoribosylaminoimidazolesuccinocarboxamide synthase, whose protein sequence is MEKRALLYEGKAKRVYGTSDENIVWLEYKDSATAFNGEKKATITGKGRLNNEITSLLFLKLKDLGIESHFIEKLSETEQLVKKVSIIPLEVVVRNLAAGSFSKRLGIKEGQPLSKPLVEFYYKDDSLGDPILTDDHIEELKLATKEEVAILKKNALEVNKALSAFFAELGIRLIDFKLEFGKDANGEIMLADEVSPDTCRLWDIETNAKLDKDVFRRDLGNLTEAYENILARLGGKQHV
- the purF gene encoding amidophosphoribosyltransferase, translating into MLAEIRGLNEECGVFGVWGHTDAAQLAYYGLHSLQHRGQEGTGIVATDGEKLKGIKGEGLVAEVFTQEAMKELTGKAAIGHVRYATAGGGGYENVQPLLFHFQSGSMALAHNGNLVNANALKSQLEAQGSIFQTSSDTEVLAHLIRRGGFNAFNERVKNALTMIKGAYAFLILTETELMVALDPNGMRPLSLGKLGDAYVVASETCAFDVVGAEFIRDVLPGELLIIDDNGFRSEMFSVASNIAMCTMEYVYFSRPDSNINGINVHTARKNLGKRLAFEAPIEADVVTGVPDSSISAAIGYAEETGIPYELGLIKNRYVGRTFIQPSQTLREQGVKMKLSAVRGVVEGKRVIMVDDSIVRGTTSRRIVTMLREAGATEVHVLISSPPIKNPCFYGIDTSTKEELIASKYSVEELREIIGADSLIFLSTEGMVDAIGRTEEGETRGSCLACFTGKYPTEIYPPALQSYEKV
- the purQ gene encoding phosphoribosylformylglycinamidine synthase subunit PurQ is translated as MKFAVVVFPGSNCDVDMLHAITDELGEEAEYVWHDADSLEGYDGILLPGGFSYGDYLRTGAIARFSNVMKEVVKAAEAGKPVLGVCNGFQILLEAGLLPGAMRRNDNLKFICRPVELKVENSNTMFSNAYNEQEVITVPIAHGEGNYYCDEETLARLQENKQIVFTYNGTNPNGSLDNIAGITNEKGNVLGMMPHPERAVDELLGGADGLKIFQSIVKQWREANVVNA
- the purL gene encoding phosphoribosylformylglycinamidine synthase subunit PurL, whose protein sequence is MSLMLEPSPEQIKSEEIYKQMGVTDEEFAMVEKILGRKPNYTEIGLFSVMWSEHCSYKNSKPVLRKFPTTGPQVLQGPGEGAGIVDIGDGQAVAFKIESHNHPSAIEPYQGAATGVGGIIRDVFSMGARPIAILNSLRFGELDNARTKYLFEEVVAGIAGYGNCIGIPTVGGEIAFDASYAGNPLVNAMCVGLINHEDIKKGQAHGVGNTVMYVGAKTGRDGIHGATFASEELTENSDENRPAVQVGDPFMEKLLLEACLELIHSDALVGIQDMGAAGLASSSAEMASKAGSGIEMNLDLVPQREVGMTAYEMMLSESQERMLIVVKKGREQEIKDLFHKYDLEAVAIGVVTDDKMLRLLHKGQVVANVPADALAEDAPVYHKPSAEPQYFRDFQALENAVPAVENYGEALVSLLKQPTIASKEWVYDQYDYMVRTNTVVAPGSDAAVVRIRGTKKALAMTTDCNARYLYLDPETGGKIAVAEAARNIVCSGAEPLAITDNLNFGNPEKPEIFWQIEKAADGISEACLALNAPVIGGNVSLYNETNGTAIYPTPVIGMVGLIKDTKDITTQSFKASGDLIYVLGETKDEFGGSELQKLLEGSISGKSPVLDLEVEKSHQAAVLTAIRAGIVESAHDLAEGGLAVAAAESLFGPNSLGAKLDLQGNPVSALFSESQSRFLLSIKPENKEQFESLVPAALIGEVTNDNNLTISQGENILIKEQVEVLESAWRGAIPCLLK